The sequence below is a genomic window from Leptospira saintgironsiae.
TTAAGCCTTCCAGTTGGACGTTCCCATCTAGGCGTTTTCCCTAGGTAGAGCTCCCCGGATTCCCTTAGGCGGATTACAAGGTCATCCAAGGTCCAGTTATTTTGAATCGTTTCAGTTTCTAAAGTTTTCCGAAGCTTAGCATCTTCTATTCCGGAAAGTATTCGATAGTAGCTCCAACTGAGGTTGGGATTAACTTTAGATTCTCCATATACTTCGTAGAATTTCTTAGCGTAAAAGAGCATTCTTTCAGAAAAACCACGTTTGAGTTTCTTTTTTAGCTTAGTAGAGAGGATCTTGATCCAGCTTCCTTTGTTTCTCTCAGTTGCGCTTAAACCTTTCTCTACTTGGTTAAGTAACTTGCCTAAATCTCGATTTGCTTGGATGACGTAAGCATTCTTTCCAAGTGCAGTGTCGTTACCAAGTCTCTCATAGAGGTTAATGATTTTATTTGAGAGTTTAGTTAGGTCTTTTTTGTCCATTTGGATGTGCTTTACGAAGGAGATATAATAAAAAACTCCCCTGAGATTGGAGAGTTTTTAAAGGAAATGCAATATTATGCAATTCTAATTTGTAATCTATGGCCTTCCACGTTTACAAGTCTTCAATACTTTCTCGTCTACTTCATTTGTATTCTTGTCGTAAGGGTTAAATTGAAGGTATTTAATTGTGTCACCGACTCGCAAAGTCAGAATGTAAGAATCTCCTTCGCATTCTTCTAAACCTTCGATTTTATCGAATTTATCCTTATCCGAATCTAATACTGGAGTATATTTCTGGAGAAACGGAAAAGTATCCTTACTTTTCTTCACTCCGAAATAGTAGTAATTGCCTCCGAAGGCCCCTTTAGATCGTTTTAGAATAGCGTAAGCAAGCTTCTCACCAGTCGCAAGAGTATTATCCGATTCTTTGGTAGCGTATTCGATAGTGTCTTCGATTGAAGACTCATTAAGCAGAAGGTTTCCAAAATATAAAGTCGTTCCCAAAAGAACTATAATCAAAGCGATTAAAATGGAATTTAGCTGTTTCATACGATAGTCGATTTCCTAATTTATTTTAATTCTCGGGACCAAGCTTCGTAAAACAAAATTAGAGGTTCTATGTAGTTCTACTAAACGAATGAATGATCGAATTCATATCCCTATAAAGAATAGTTCATCCAAACATCCAACAACTTAAACATTCCCTTTCAAAAAGAAGAACTTCTCTTCTTCTTTAGCCTCTCCTTGATATAATTTATTGAAAGGTGGAATGGATCTCTAAGAAGAAATTTTTTAGACAATATCCCAATCTTTTCAATCAATCATGCATATTCGGTTATTTTTGAATATTTAAACTATGATAACTTTTTAGCCCTGATCACCTTAAACAAAGACCACCCCCTTGGGGAAGCCTTTCTCTTTTTCTTCCGACTCTCCACGATTATTAAGCGTAAGGTTCCTGGAAGCTTACATAATATCAACTACCGGAAAATATCGTGTAATATGAACTTTGGCCAAAGAGAGAAGTTTTA
It includes:
- a CDS encoding DUF1016 N-terminal domain-containing protein, encoding MDKKDLTKLSNKIINLYERLGNDTALGKNAYVIQANRDLGKLLNQVEKGLSATERNKGSWIKILSTKLKKKLKRGFSERMLFYAKKFYEVYGESKVNPNLSWSYYRILSGIEDAKLRKTLETETIQNNWTLDDLVIRLRESGELYLGKTPRWERPTGRLNHYKIVKTISG